From Rhinoderma darwinii isolate aRhiDar2 unplaced genomic scaffold, aRhiDar2.hap1 Scaffold_917, whole genome shotgun sequence, one genomic window encodes:
- the LOC142732855 gene encoding uncharacterized protein LOC142732855, with protein sequence MWLKLCIIAILICPVTGSQMTNALAVPPGAEPSKLSDIYRWMTKYIFGVAPPAALPPKDGYALFCDCCEHIGETVFGITIEKPIPQKEEPSSRIEKVIEWLEENIFGVTPLPPDPPKASPCMTFLGLLKTQISWVTPTPAPAPPKEKEVSWLQRSLNWIYQVTPTPAPPVEEEVSWLQKSLIWIHEILSSIPAYQAFTAFALFLGEVSLSSWNCCHHVTSSFINKSSFRPNISHYFDT encoded by the exons actaATGCCCTAGCAGTGCCCCCTGGAGCAGAGCCGTCCAAGTTATCGGACATATACAGATGGATGACAAAGTACATATTTGGG GTTGCTCCACCGGCTGCTCTGCCCCCCAAGGACGGCTATGCCCTATTTTGCGACTGCTGTGAGCATATCGGAGAGACGGTATTTGGG ATTACTATAGAAAAACCCATCCCACAAAAGGAGGAACCGTCGTCTCGGATCGAGAAGGTCATTGAGTGGCTCGAGGAGAACATCTTCGGA GTTACTCCGCTACCACCCGATCCACCCAAGGCGTCACCTTGCATGACCTTCCTAGGCCTCCTGAAGACACAGATCTCTTGG GTGACTCCAACTCCAGCTCCAGCTCCACCCAAAGAGAAAGAGGTGTCCTGGCTCCAGAGAAGCCTTAACTGGATTTATCAA gTGACTCCAACACCAGCTCCACCTGTAGAGGAAGAAGTGTCTTGGCTCCAGAAAAGCCTCATATGGATTCATGAA atattatcatcgataccggcctatcaggcttttacagcgtttgcattaTTTCTGGGAGAAGTTTCCTTATCCAGCTGGAACTGCTGTCATCACGTTACATCTAGTTTCATTAATAAATCATCATTCCGCCCAAATATTTCGCATTATTTTGatacatag